In Planctomycetota bacterium, the genomic window ATCGTTCGCGAGGTCGCACTGCCGCTCCAGTCGCGTTCGCTGACGCGGCTGCTCAACGTGCCCGATAGCGAGGCCGACCTTTGGATCAGCTGGGGCATCCATGTCTTCAAAGAGGGCGACGGCGTGGCGAAGGGCGGACAGCTCGGCGAGTACATCCGCCGCATGTTCGAAGAAAAGCAGGGCTCTGAAGACGACGACTTCTTCAGCACGCTCAACCGCATCGAGTTTCGTGGTCGGCCGCTCACGCTCGAAGAGAAGCACGGCTTTGCGAACATGGCGTTTGCCGGTGGACGCGACACGGTGATCCACAGCGTCTCGGGCATCTTCGGCCATTTGGCGGAGCATCCAGAAAGCCTGGACTTCCTCCGCGAAGATGAGAGTCGCATCACGACGGCGACTGAGGAGTTCGTCCGCTTCATCTCACCTCTCACAGCCATCGCGAGAAAGTGTCCGCACGGTGCGACGGTGCTCGACCACGTACTCGCTGCCGGCGAGCGGATCGGCCTGTGCTGGCCGTCGGCTAACCGTGACGAGGGCACCTTCGAATCCCCCGACGAAGTCCGGCTCGATCGGACACCGAACCCGCACGTCGGCTTCGGTTTCGGCATCCACAAGTGCCTGGGGGCGACGCAGGCGCGGCTCATCATCCGCACACTCCTGAGCGTGCTCTGTGACCGCGGGACCACGCTCGAAACGATCGAGGCCGTCCCGGAAGTCGAGCGCGAGTCGTCCTTCGAGCGTCAGGTCGGGTACAGCCGACTGCGAATGCGACTGAACTAGTTCTTGCAAACACCACCACCGTTTCGCATGCGGAGCCACCAGCTTTTCAACGATCACTGGCACTTTCATCTCGGCGAGGTCGCCGACGGCCAAGACCCGTCACTCGACGCAAGCGGCTGGCACGCACGGACGCTGCCGCACGACTGGAGCGTCGAGGGCGAATTCAGCGAAGACCTCGAAGGCTGCACCGGCTATCTGCCGGGCGGCATCGGCTGGTACCGAAAGATCTTCAGCCGACCTGAGGGCGAGCGGTGCTCGATTCGGTTCGACGGCATCTACAACCACGCCGACATCTGGCTCAACGGCAAACACCTCAAGAACCAGGTCTACGGCTACTCACCCGTCACGATCGACCTCACCGACCATCTGACTGACGGTGCGAACGTCCTTGCGGTACGCGTCGATCGGACGCGCATTGGCGACAGTCGGTGGTACACCGGCTCGGGCATCTATCGCGACGTCGACCTCGTGTGCACCGGTCAACGGCACGTCAGCCGCGACGGCATCTTTGCGGTCGCGACCGTCGCTTCATCTGAGATCGGCAAGCTCGCGGCACGTGTCCGGATCGAGAATCACGACAGTCCGACCGACGCGACGTTGAAACTCGAAGTCCGGTCCGACGACGGAGAGGTCGTCGCCAAAGGTGAAGTGGGCGTCACACTGCCCGCAGGCATCTCAACCGCTGAGGCCGAGCTTCAGATCGATCAGCCGCGGCTGTGGGACATTGATCATCCGCACCTGTACCACCTGACGACAGCGCTGGTCGTCGGCGGCGAGAGCATCGATCAGGTGGAGACGGTCGTCGGCTTCCGCAGCTTTCGATTCGATGCAGAAGAGGGTTTTTTCCTGAACGGACGCCGGGTTCCGATCCGGGGCGTCTGCCTCCACCACGACGCAGGCCTCGTCGGGGCGGCCGTGCCAGACGGCGTGTGGGAGCGTCGACTCCGCAAGCTGATGGAAGGCGGCGTCAACGCCATTCGCACCGCGCACAATCCGCCGTCCGCTGCCTTTCTCGACCTGTGCGACCGGCTGGGCCTGCTCGTGCAGCACGAGTTTTTCGACGAGTGGGACAAGCCCAAGGACAAGCGGCTCAACTGCAAGATGCGGACGGAAGATCACCGCACGGAGGGTTACTCGCACTGGTTCGACGAGCACGCACGCGACGACCTTCGAGTGACGATGCTACGCGATCGAAACCACCCGTGCCTCTTCATGTGGAGCATCGGCAACGAGATCGAGTGGTGCTACGACGGCTATCACGAAGCCTCGGGCTACTGGGAAGACGGCGACGACATCAACCAGGACGGCTGGGGTCGATGGTCCAAGTGCGAGTCGATCTTTACCGAAGAACAGCTCGCCGAGGCAGGCAGAAAGCTCAACGAACGAGAGGGCTCGCTCACGTCTGTCGCGCAGAAGCTTGCCGACTGGACGCGCGAGCTCGACACATCCCGGCCTGTCACGGCCAACATGGTGCTGCCGATCATCAGCTACTTCAGCGGCTACGCCC contains:
- a CDS encoding cytochrome P450; translation: IVREVALPLQSRSLTRLLNVPDSEADLWISWGIHVFKEGDGVAKGGQLGEYIRRMFEEKQGSEDDDFFSTLNRIEFRGRPLTLEEKHGFANMAFAGGRDTVIHSVSGIFGHLAEHPESLDFLREDESRITTATEEFVRFISPLTAIARKCPHGATVLDHVLAAGERIGLCWPSANRDEGTFESPDEVRLDRTPNPHVGFGFGIHKCLGATQARLIIRTLLSVLCDRGTTLETIEAVPEVERESSFERQVGYSRLRMRLN
- a CDS encoding glycoside hydrolase family 2 TIM barrel-domain containing protein, producing MRSHQLFNDHWHFHLGEVADGQDPSLDASGWHARTLPHDWSVEGEFSEDLEGCTGYLPGGIGWYRKIFSRPEGERCSIRFDGIYNHADIWLNGKHLKNQVYGYSPVTIDLTDHLTDGANVLAVRVDRTRIGDSRWYTGSGIYRDVDLVCTGQRHVSRDGIFAVATVASSEIGKLAARVRIENHDSPTDATLKLEVRSDDGEVVAKGEVGVTLPAGISTAEAELQIDQPRLWDIDHPHLYHLTTALVVGGESIDQVETVVGFRSFRFDAEEGFFLNGRRVPIRGVCLHHDAGLVGAAVPDGVWERRLRKLMEGGVNAIRTAHNPPSAAFLDLCDRLGLLVQHEFFDEWDKPKDKRLNCKMRTEDHRTEGYSHWFDEHARDDLRVTMLRDRNHPCLFMWSIGNEIEWCYDGYHEASGYWEDGDDINQDGWGRWSKCESIFTEEQLAEAGRKLNEREGSLTSVAQKLADWTRELDTSRPVTANMVLPIISYFSGYAQVQDVAGMSYRMRLYDRCHRWEPDLPIIGNENKNQWFEWEAVEQRPFVSGIFTWTGIDYMGEANGKWPKKASCAGMLDLAGFDKPSFHVMRAAWSDKPVAKLFTQPLAESRYDEQLAERTPGAWRFASWTWYAVKRHWNYQPEEPIVVEVYSNEPELELMLNGESLGRKSLSSFEDRVYRWLVPYQPGTLTLADGQDQLETCGEPVGLRVEVDRMELPADGRAVSHAVIQLVDAEGRDVTTQDVTVDIEVEGALRYLGVDNGALDNLQPYHSKSHETMKGRCLVIVQSTKDAGEGVLRLASDGLAGASVSIKTVTL